GATAGAGCCTGCTCCCAACCAAAACGAACGAGTTGTTTTACTGCTCTCATTTATTTTGCCTCCATTTACTCTTCGGCTTCTTTATCACTTCGATACTCTAAAATATCACCAGGCTGACAATCTAAAGCCTTACAAATGGCCTCTAAAGTTGAAAATCGAATCGCCTTTGCCTTTCCATTTTTCAAGATAGAAAGGTTAG
This genomic window from Desertibacillus haloalkaliphilus contains:
- a CDS encoding helix-turn-helix domain-containing protein → MAIVINIDVMLAKRKMSVTELSERVGITMANLSILKNGKAKAIRFSTLEAICKALDCQPGDILEYRSDKEAEE